The Candidatus Effluviviaceae Genus V sp. genomic sequence CGGCGAGCCGGTGGAGGACGGTCAGACCTGGAAGGTCGGGCGGCTCCGTCTCGAAGCGCTCCACACGCCGGGGCACACGCCCGGACACATGGCGTACCTGCTCAAGGACCCCGACGGAGAGCCGTGGGTCGTCTTCACGGGGGACTCGCTCTTCGCGGGCGACCTGGGGCGCGTCGATCTCCTCGGTGCGGAGCGGAAGGACGAGCTGGCCGGGCTCATGTACGACACGGTCCACGAGAGACTCCTGCCGCTGGGCGACGGTGTGATCGTCTGCCCGGCGCACGGGGAGGGGTCGGTCTGCGGAAGCTCGATTTCCGAGCGGACGTGGACGACCATCGGTCTCGAACGGCGGCTTAACCCGAAGCTCGGTTTCGCAAGCCGCGACGAGTTCATCGAGCAGGTCGCAGTCATGGGGGAGCGTCCGCCGTACTTCCGGCGGATGGAGCGGTGGAACCTCGAGGGAGCGCCGCTCCTCGGGCGTATGCCCACGCCGTCGGCCCTGTCGGCGGGCGAGTTCGCTGGGCGCTCGGAAGGTGCGGTCGTCCTCGACACACGGACCGAGCTCGCGTTCGGCTCGGCGCACGTGCCGGGCGCGCAGTCGCTCTGGCTCGGAGGACTCGCGAGCTTCGCGGGCTGGTATCTGCCGTACGACCGGCCGCTTCTGCTGGTCGGCCGAGGCGACGGATTGGAGGAGGAGGTCCGGGGGCTTCTCCGTATCGGCTACGACGACGTGGCGGGGTATCTCTCCGGCGGAATGCTCACGTGGCACACGGCCGGGAAGGCGAGCGCGCGCATCCGGACCCACACCGTTCAGGACGTCTGCTCGTACCTCGACGGCGGGCACGAACTCGAGATCCTCGACGTCAGAAGCGACCGGGAACTCGAGACGGGAGGGAGGATTCCCGGTGCCCGGCATGTTCACGTGACGCAGGTTCCGGAGCGTCTGGATGACATCCCGAAGGGTGAGAGGACGCTGCACGTCTTCTGCGGAAGCGGGCTCCGATCGATGGTGGCGGCGAGCTACCTGGCCCGCAGGGGATGGGACGATCTTGCGGTCATCCTGGGAGGGCTCTCAGGATGGAAGTCGACGACGTGTCCGGTTGAACTCTAGGGAGAGACACGATGCACAGAGGATTCGAGGTCGGCCGGCTCTTCGGTATCCGCATCCGGATCGACTGGAGCTGGCTCATCATCTTCACGCTGATCACCTGGAGCCTCGGGGCGTCGTTCTCCGAGATGCACCCCGGGTGGTCGACCGCGACAGCGTGGAGCGTCGCCCTTGTCGCGGCGTTCCTCTTCTTCGGCTCGGTCCTGGCGCACGAGCTGGCGCACTCGCTCTTCGCCAGGTCCCGTGGGGTGCCCGTCCGCGTCATCACGCTGTTCCTGTTCGGAGGGGTCTCGAACATCGAGCGCGATCCCGACACGCCCAGGTCGGAGTTCATCATGGCCATCCTGGGGCCCCTGACGAGCCTCGTGATCGGCGGCGTCCTGCTCCTTCTGGCGTCGCTCATGGCGGCCTCGTCGCCGGGTTCCCTCGAGGACCCGGTCGCGTTCGTGGAGGGCCTGAGCCCTGTCACGACGGTGCTCATCTGGCTCGGCTCCGTCAACGTCTTCCTGGCCGTCTTCAACATGGTTCCGGGGTTCCCGCTCGACGGCGGCCGCGTGCTGCGGTCCGCCCTCTGGGCGGCGACCGGCGACCTCGTCAGGGCGACACGGTACGCGTCGTTCGTCGGCCAGGGGGTCGCGTGGCTCCTGATCCTGATGGGCATCGCTATGGTCTTCGGCATCCGGGTGCCCATCTTCGGGTCCGGATTCGGCGGACTGTGGCTCGCCTTCATCGGGTGGTTCCTCCACAACGCCGCAACCAGGAGCTACCAGCAGATCGTCGTGCGCGACATACTCGAGGGGGTGCTCGTCAAGCGGATGGCGATATCCAACCCGCCGACCGTCTCGCCCGATGCGACCGTCGAGGCTCTGGTGCACGACCACATCATGCAGACCGACGACCACGCGTTTCCCGTGATGGACGGGGAGGCGTTCGTCGGCCTGGTGACGCTCGGAGATGTACGGTCGGTCGACCGCTCGGAATGGCCATCGAAGCGCGTCAGGGAGATCATGACGCCGTCGAACGAACTCGATTCAGTGACACCGGATACCGACGCAGCGACCGCGCTCATGAAACTCGTGGGGAAGGACGTCCGTCAGCTTCCCGTCGTCGACGACGGCAGCCTGGTGGGACTGCTGAGACGCCGCGACCTCATGCGGTGGCTCCAGTTCCACTCGGACAGGGGTCTCCACGAGGGAATGACGCGCTCCGGACAGGGAGGGCGATGAGCGCCGGTCGAGCCCGGGAGGCGTCCGCCGACGGAACGCCGCGAAGGAGGCTCTGTGCCAGGCGTATTCAGACTGAACACGATCGACGACTACGGCGAGTTCATCGGGACCGAGGCGGTCGAGAGGATCCGCGAGAAGGCGGAGAGACTCTCGGGCGCACACGTCGCCAACGTGAACTCCACCTACTACGGCGGGGGCGTCGCCGAGCTCCTGTCGTCCCTGACCCTCCTCATGAACAGCGCCGGCATCCAGACGGGCTGGCGCGTCATCCAGGGTTCGCCCGATTTCTTCAGCATCACCAAGAAGATGCACAACGCTCTCCACGGGGCGGACATCAACCTCTCGAAGCGCAAGAAGACGATCTATGAGCACGTGGTCTACGGCAACTCGATGCGGAACCACCTGGACCACGACTACGTCATCGTCCACGACCCGCAGCCGCTTCCAATGATCCGGCATCACGAGAAGAAGGGCCCGTGGATCTGGCGGTGCCACCTCGACCTCCAGTCGCCGAACGAGGAGGTCTGGAGCTACCTCGAGCCGTTCATCGAGGACTACGATGCGGTGGTCCTGAGCCTCGAGGACTACCGGCGCGACCTCGAGACACCGCAGGTCTTCATGATGCCGGCCCTCGACCCGTTCTCCATCAAGAACCGCGTGCTCTCCGAGAACGAAAAGGACGAGCGGCTCGAACACTACGACATCCCGTCCGACAGACCGATCGTCTCGCAGATCTCGCGGTTCGACCGCTGGAAGGACCCCGAGGGCGTCATCGAGGCCTTCAAGAAGGCGAGCCGGGATGTCGACGCAACGCTGGTTCTGCTCGGGAACGTCGCGACGGACGACCCGGAAGGCGACCGCGTCTACCAGTCGCTCCTCGATGAGCGGTCCGACCGCATCATCATCCTGAGCCAGCAGGACTCCGCGCTCGTCAACGCGCTCCAGTGTCGCTCGACCGTCGTCGTCCAGAAGTCGATCCGCGAGGGCTTCGGCCTCACGGTCACCGAGGCGATGTGGAAGGGGACGCCGGTCATCGGAGGCAACTGCGGCGGCATCCGCAACCAGATCACGGATGGCGAGAACGGCTATCTGGTCGAGTCGGTCGACGAGACCGCCGAGCGGATCGTGGAGCTCGTGCGCGACCCGGAGAAGGCCGCGGAGATGGGACGGGCCGCGAAGGAGACCGTCACGGAGCGGTTCCTCCTGACGCGCCTTCTCGAGGAGTACCTCGATCTGATGAACGGGTTCGAGACCCGCTACATTCTCGGGTCGGAGGGGGCATCGTGAGAATCGTGGTATTCGAGGTCGAGGACTGGGAGCGGGACGCCTTCGCCGGACTGCGTGAGGGCGGGCACGAGCTCGAGCTCGTGCCGGAGCCGCTGGACGCTGAGAACGCGGCCGAGCACGCGGACGCCGAGGTCGTGTCGACCTTCATCTACTCCGACTTGTCGGAGAAGGTCCTCAGGAAGCTCCCGTCGCTCCGGCTTGTGGCGACGCGTTCGACCGGTTACGACCATGTCGCGCTCGACCACTGTGCCGAGCACGGCATCGCCGTCGCGAACGTCCCCGAGTACGGGTGTCACGCGGTGGCGGAGCACGTCTTCGCGCTTCTGCTCACGATCAGTCACCGGATCGCCGATGCCATCGACCGGACGCGGAAGGGCGACTTCTCAATGAAGGGGCTGGTCGGCTTCGACCTCCGGGGCAGGACGCTCGGCGTTGTGGGGACCGGCAGCATCGGGCGGTGCGTCATCAAGATCGCCGGCGGGTTCTCCATGCCCGTCCTGGCCTTCGACGTGAACCCCGACGAGGCGTACGCGCGGGAGGCCGGGTTCGAGTACGTGGAGCTCGACGAGCTTCTGAGGCGGTCTGACGTCGTCACGCTCCACGTCCCGGCGAACAAGGCGACGCACCACCTGCTCTCCGCGCGCGAGTTCGAACAGATGAAAGAGGGGGCGGTCCTCATCAACACCTCGCGCGGCAGCGTCATCGATACGGCGGAGCTCCTGAGGGCTCTGACGGAGGGGGCGGTGTCGGCGGCGGGGCTCGACGTGCTCGCCGAGGAACCGACGATCCGTGAGGAGGCGGAGCTCCTGCGCTCCATCTACCGGAAGGAGCACGACCTCGAGACGCTCTTCGCCGACCACATGCTGATGCACCTCAGGAACGTGTTCGTGACGCCGCACACGGCGTTCAACACGAAGGAGGCTGTGGAGACCATCGTGCGGACGACCATGGACAACATCCGGGCATTTGCGGAGGGCGAGCCCCGGAACATCGTGAACCAGTGACAGTGGGCGTGCCGGGCAACCGGACACGCTCCCGCTCGGAGAAGAGGAGGATACGGATGGCACGGATCGCAGTGAACGGCATGGGGCGCATCGGACGGGCGCTCGTCAAGATGGTCCTGGACGAGCCTTCCCTCGAGCTCGTCGCGATGAACGACCTCGTGTCCGCGGAGAACATCGCGTATCTCCTGAGGTACGACACCGTCTACGGACGCTTCGACCGTCCGGTCGAGCACGGCGACAAGGAGCTGGTGATCGAAGGGACGAGCTACCCGCTCCACTCTGAGAAGGACCCCGCGGAGCTCCCATGGAAGGAACTGAACGTCGACATCGTCTTCGAGTCGACAGGGGTCTTCACGAAGCGGGAGGACCTCGAGAAGCACATCGAGGCCGGCGCGCGGCACGCTCTACTGTCGGCGCCCTCGAAGAGCGAGGACGTCACCACGATCGTCCACGGCGTCAACACGCCCGAGGGCAAGCCGCAGATCATGTCGTGCGCGAGCTGCACGACGAACTGCATCACGCCTGTCGTCGAGGTGATGGGGCGACGCATCGGCTTCACGAAGGCGATCATGACCACCATCCACGCCTACACGGCGAGCCAGGGCATCGTCGACGGACCGCACAAGAAGATGCGGCGGGGGCGCGCGGGCGCCGCGAACTTCGTGCCCACCTCGACCGGCGCTGCGATCGCCGCGACGAAGGCGCTTCCACAGTACGAGGGGCTCTTCGACGGCGTCGCCGTGCGCGCTCCCATTCCCGTGGGCTCGATCGCGGACCTCGTCTTCCTGACCGGCCGGAAGACGACCGCCGAGGAGGTGAACGACGCGTTCCGGGAGGAGGCCGCGAGCGACCGCTACCTCGGCATCCTCGGCGCGTCCGACGACGAACTGGTCTCGTCGGACATCGTCGGAGACGACCGCGCTTCCATCGTCGACCTGGGCATGACCCGCGTCGTCGATGGCGACCTTGTGAAGATCATGGCGTGGTACGACAACGAGTGGGGCTACGCGCGGCAGATGATCCGCGAGGCCGTGAGGATCGCGGGGAGCTGAGGCGGTCGCGCGCCCGGCCCGCGAAGTGCCGCGGGGGCGGCTGTTCCGTCGAGCGAGCGACAGCAGAGGAGGTATCCGAGGATGTCCGACGCACTGGTTCGA encodes the following:
- a CDS encoding CBS domain-containing protein, producing the protein MHRGFEVGRLFGIRIRIDWSWLIIFTLITWSLGASFSEMHPGWSTATAWSVALVAAFLFFGSVLAHELAHSLFARSRGVPVRVITLFLFGGVSNIERDPDTPRSEFIMAILGPLTSLVIGGVLLLLASLMAASSPGSLEDPVAFVEGLSPVTTVLIWLGSVNVFLAVFNMVPGFPLDGGRVLRSALWAATGDLVRATRYASFVGQGVAWLLILMGIAMVFGIRVPIFGSGFGGLWLAFIGWFLHNAATRSYQQIVVRDILEGVLVKRMAISNPPTVSPDATVEALVHDHIMQTDDHAFPVMDGEAFVGLVTLGDVRSVDRSEWPSKRVREIMTPSNELDSVTPDTDAATALMKLVGKDVRQLPVVDDGSLVGLLRRRDLMRWLQFHSDRGLHEGMTRSGQGGR
- a CDS encoding glycosyltransferase; this encodes MPGVFRLNTIDDYGEFIGTEAVERIREKAERLSGAHVANVNSTYYGGGVAELLSSLTLLMNSAGIQTGWRVIQGSPDFFSITKKMHNALHGADINLSKRKKTIYEHVVYGNSMRNHLDHDYVIVHDPQPLPMIRHHEKKGPWIWRCHLDLQSPNEEVWSYLEPFIEDYDAVVLSLEDYRRDLETPQVFMMPALDPFSIKNRVLSENEKDERLEHYDIPSDRPIVSQISRFDRWKDPEGVIEAFKKASRDVDATLVLLGNVATDDPEGDRVYQSLLDERSDRIIILSQQDSALVNALQCRSTVVVQKSIREGFGLTVTEAMWKGTPVIGGNCGGIRNQITDGENGYLVESVDETAERIVELVRDPEKAAEMGRAAKETVTERFLLTRLLEEYLDLMNGFETRYILGSEGAS
- a CDS encoding MBL fold metallo-hydrolase, giving the protein GEPVEDGQTWKVGRLRLEALHTPGHTPGHMAYLLKDPDGEPWVVFTGDSLFAGDLGRVDLLGAERKDELAGLMYDTVHERLLPLGDGVIVCPAHGEGSVCGSSISERTWTTIGLERRLNPKLGFASRDEFIEQVAVMGERPPYFRRMERWNLEGAPLLGRMPTPSALSAGEFAGRSEGAVVLDTRTELAFGSAHVPGAQSLWLGGLASFAGWYLPYDRPLLLVGRGDGLEEEVRGLLRIGYDDVAGYLSGGMLTWHTAGKASARIRTHTVQDVCSYLDGGHELEILDVRSDRELETGGRIPGARHVHVTQVPERLDDIPKGERTLHVFCGSGLRSMVAASYLARRGWDDLAVILGGLSGWKSTTCPVEL
- the gap gene encoding type I glyceraldehyde-3-phosphate dehydrogenase codes for the protein MARIAVNGMGRIGRALVKMVLDEPSLELVAMNDLVSAENIAYLLRYDTVYGRFDRPVEHGDKELVIEGTSYPLHSEKDPAELPWKELNVDIVFESTGVFTKREDLEKHIEAGARHALLSAPSKSEDVTTIVHGVNTPEGKPQIMSCASCTTNCITPVVEVMGRRIGFTKAIMTTIHAYTASQGIVDGPHKKMRRGRAGAANFVPTSTGAAIAATKALPQYEGLFDGVAVRAPIPVGSIADLVFLTGRKTTAEEVNDAFREEAASDRYLGILGASDDELVSSDIVGDDRASIVDLGMTRVVDGDLVKIMAWYDNEWGYARQMIREAVRIAGS
- a CDS encoding hydroxyacid dehydrogenase, producing MRIVVFEVEDWERDAFAGLREGGHELELVPEPLDAENAAEHADAEVVSTFIYSDLSEKVLRKLPSLRLVATRSTGYDHVALDHCAEHGIAVANVPEYGCHAVAEHVFALLLTISHRIADAIDRTRKGDFSMKGLVGFDLRGRTLGVVGTGSIGRCVIKIAGGFSMPVLAFDVNPDEAYAREAGFEYVELDELLRRSDVVTLHVPANKATHHLLSAREFEQMKEGAVLINTSRGSVIDTAELLRALTEGAVSAAGLDVLAEEPTIREEAELLRSIYRKEHDLETLFADHMLMHLRNVFVTPHTAFNTKEAVETIVRTTMDNIRAFAEGEPRNIVNQ